A window of the Brassica napus cultivar Da-Ae chromosome C5, Da-Ae, whole genome shotgun sequence genome harbors these coding sequences:
- the LOC106402145 gene encoding TLC domain-containing protein 2 codes for MARTGTAKKNGAGQFFLATLLLWLVSVVFEIAFNLRTELLWVIGGGCFFQSVNWFVRSCLSRDPLFVNTSVSLLHSIITSASVVFILLNQCLAKGVDEMFDHSELVGGSWRWAYQALCFSCGYFAYDQWDMLQYRLYSGLIPSILVHHLVLLVCFTLALYRNVTINYLILTLICEMHSIFLHVRKLRRMAGIRDSNTALVKLEWVLNWTAFVFARCVPHILITVKLIKDARKFERGVEWPLALFGMAGMNILNVGLGMDLFHAFRRERSNRRNQEKSNHVELFKPI; via the exons ATGGCGAGGACGGGAACCGCGAAGAAGAACGGGGCGGGGCAATTCTTCCTAGCGACGCTGCTTCTATGGCTAGTCTCCGTCGTGTTTGAGATTGCATTCAACCTAAGAACAGAGCTTCTCTGGGTGATTGGCGGCGGATGCTTCTTTCAATCGGTGAATTGGTTCGTTCGCTCTTGCCTCTCTCGCGACCCTCTCTTCGTCAACACCTCCGTCTCGCTTCTACACTCAATCATCACCTCCGCCTCAg TGGTTTTCATTCTGCTCAACCAATGCTTAGCCAAAGGTGTAGACGAGATGTTCGATCATTCGGAGCTCGTTGGTGGGAGTTGGAGATGGGCGTACCAAGCTTTGTGTTTCTCTTGCGGCTACTTTGCTTATGACCAGTGGGATATGCTTCAGTACCGGTTGTACAGCGGCTTGATCCCTTCCATTCTCGTTCACCACCTCGTCCTCCTCGTTTGCTTCACTTTGGCTCTTTACCGTAACGTTACCATCAACTACCTCATCCTCACTCTCATTTGCGAG ATGCATTCGATCTTTCTGCACGTGAGGAAGCTGAGGAGGATGGCGGGAATCCGAGACAGCAACACGGCGTTGGTGAAACTGGAGTGGGTATTAAACTGGACGGCCTTTGTTTTTGCGAGGTGCGTTCCTCACATTCTCATCACTGTCAAGCTGATCAAAGACGCGCGTAAGTTTGAGAGGGGCGTGGAGTGGCCGCTCGCTCTGTTTGGTATGGCTGGAATGAATATACTCAATGTGGGTCTTGGAATGGATCTGTTCCATGCTTTTAGAAGAGAGAGAAGCAACAgacgaaatcaagagaagagcAACCATGTAGAATTATTTAAGCCAATTTAA